In a genomic window of Croceibacterium sp. TMG7-5b_MA50:
- a CDS encoding M1 family metallopeptidase yields MRGLLALLALACAQPAMAQEPALAERTRQSGLPLDPVRAGMTLPHLALGFTVDPATRSIAGSADYTVTVDAPQREVAFDLDPRFAIDGISVDGQALPPSAWRNPDGLLRITLPRSMPAGGTAQVGIRWHGAPHVAARAPWDGGMTWARTPDGQPWIASAIQGEGCDLLWPCLDHPAKRVALLDLAIRVPDGLVAAANGTLVEETHANGWATWRWRARQPNAYGVTLQIGAYLLAEASYRSAYGNIIPVQYWHLPGDKPDDVARLLAETQRYLRFFEEVVGPYPFADEKVGLAETPHLGMEHQTINAYGNGYKLAPEGYDWLAQHEFGHEWFANQMTNATDGEMWLHEGFDSYMQPLYLLWQGSEVAYNAALWDQRKRILNRVPLVPADPAATGNYLDEEAGWGNDIYYKGSWIAHTLRGLIGDVAFRQVLRRLVYDRDDPQPGNFVPVRRSSEDLARIVGEVTGADHRWFFDTYLRQAALPRLVAERDGTRLLLRWDSGAARPFAMPVEVRVGDPLTGAVRTVPMPGGRGSVDLGAADIPYRLDPAARILRDDPAITAWQAQEDAAR; encoded by the coding sequence ATGCGCGGCCTGCTGGCGCTGCTGGCGCTGGCATGCGCGCAGCCCGCCATGGCGCAGGAGCCCGCCCTGGCGGAGCGGACGCGCCAGAGCGGGCTGCCGCTCGATCCCGTACGCGCCGGCATGACCCTGCCGCATCTGGCGCTGGGCTTCACCGTCGATCCCGCGACCCGCAGCATCGCGGGGAGCGCCGATTACACGGTGACGGTCGACGCCCCGCAGCGGGAGGTCGCCTTCGACCTCGACCCGCGGTTCGCCATCGACGGGATCAGCGTGGACGGACAGGCGCTGCCCCCGTCAGCATGGCGCAATCCCGACGGGCTGCTGCGCATCACCCTGCCCCGCTCCATGCCGGCGGGCGGCACGGCGCAGGTCGGTATCCGCTGGCACGGCGCACCGCATGTCGCGGCGCGCGCGCCATGGGATGGCGGCATGACCTGGGCGCGGACGCCGGACGGGCAGCCCTGGATCGCCAGCGCTATCCAGGGCGAGGGATGCGACCTGCTATGGCCCTGCCTCGACCACCCGGCAAAGCGGGTCGCGCTGCTGGACCTGGCCATCCGCGTACCCGACGGGCTGGTCGCCGCCGCCAACGGCACGCTGGTGGAAGAAACGCATGCGAACGGCTGGGCCACCTGGCGCTGGCGCGCACGGCAACCGAACGCCTATGGCGTAACGCTGCAGATCGGCGCGTACCTGCTGGCGGAGGCGAGCTATCGCAGCGCCTACGGCAACATCATCCCCGTGCAGTACTGGCACCTGCCCGGCGACAAGCCGGACGATGTCGCGCGCCTGCTGGCGGAGACGCAGCGCTATCTCCGCTTCTTCGAGGAGGTCGTCGGCCCTTACCCCTTCGCCGACGAAAAGGTGGGGCTGGCGGAAACACCGCATCTCGGCATGGAGCACCAGACGATCAACGCCTACGGCAATGGCTACAAGCTGGCGCCGGAGGGCTATGACTGGCTGGCGCAGCATGAATTCGGTCACGAATGGTTCGCCAACCAGATGACCAATGCCACCGATGGCGAGATGTGGCTGCACGAGGGCTTCGACAGCTACATGCAGCCGCTCTACCTGCTGTGGCAGGGTAGCGAGGTGGCTTACAACGCCGCGCTGTGGGATCAGCGCAAGCGCATCCTCAATCGCGTGCCGCTGGTACCCGCCGACCCCGCCGCGACCGGGAATTACCTCGATGAGGAAGCCGGCTGGGGCAACGACATCTATTACAAGGGAAGCTGGATCGCCCATACGCTGCGCGGCCTGATCGGCGACGTGGCTTTCCGGCAGGTGCTGCGCCGGCTCGTCTATGATCGGGATGACCCGCAGCCGGGCAATTTCGTGCCCGTGCGCCGCAGCAGCGAGGATCTGGCGCGGATCGTCGGCGAGGTGACGGGTGCGGATCATCGCTGGTTCTTCGACACCTACCTGCGGCAGGCCGCCTTGCCGCGGCTGGTGGCGGAACGGGACGGCACCCGGCTGCTGCTGCGGTGGGACAGCGGCGCCGCCCGCCCCTTCGCCATGCCGGTGGAGGTGCGAGTCGGCGATCCGCTCACCGGCGCGGTTCGCACCGTACCGATGCCGGGCGGTCGCGGCAGCGTCGATCTGGGTGCAGCGGACATTCCCTACCGGCTCGATCCCGCCGCCCGTATCCTGCGCGACGATCCGGCGATCACCGCATGGCAGGCGCAGGAAGACGCCGCCCGATAA
- a CDS encoding head GIN domain-containing protein yields MRVTGSRSIRTGWIRGGVLVAVTAMLAACGVKVGAGNISTGVPLAEFDLDGTPPTGVALAGADTVLVTTGATFSVRAEGPATATERLRFNRTGDTLAIGREGDGPRGGPAAIVRVTLPNIRSLALSGSGDLSSDALSGEAELRLSGSGNLSAPQVTASRLKVALAGSGDIAAGGTAETLELGIAGSGSANMARLQVGAAEVRVSGSGDAAFASNGKVSGAIAGSGDVQVRGTAQCDVRRAGSGNLTCTP; encoded by the coding sequence ATGCGGGTGACAGGAAGCAGGTCGATACGCACCGGGTGGATACGTGGCGGCGTGCTGGTGGCGGTCACCGCCATGCTGGCGGCATGCGGAGTCAAGGTCGGCGCGGGCAACATCAGCACGGGCGTGCCGCTGGCCGAGTTCGACCTTGACGGAACGCCGCCGACGGGCGTCGCGCTGGCCGGGGCGGACACGGTGCTGGTCACCACCGGCGCGACCTTCAGCGTTCGGGCGGAAGGGCCGGCAACGGCTACCGAACGGCTGCGCTTCAACCGGACGGGCGATACCTTGGCGATCGGGCGGGAGGGTGACGGGCCGCGCGGCGGACCTGCGGCAATCGTGCGGGTGACCCTGCCCAACATTCGTAGTCTGGCGCTTAGCGGATCGGGCGATCTTTCGAGCGATGCCCTGAGCGGCGAGGCGGAGCTGCGGTTGAGCGGTTCGGGCAACCTGTCCGCGCCGCAGGTCACCGCCAGCCGGCTGAAGGTGGCGCTGGCGGGCAGCGGCGACATCGCCGCGGGTGGCACGGCGGAGACCCTGGAACTCGGCATCGCCGGCAGCGGCTCCGCCAACATGGCCAGGCTGCAGGTCGGCGCGGCGGAGGTGAGGGTCAGCGGATCGGGCGATGCCGCCTTCGCCAGCAACGGTAAGGTCAGTGGCGCCATCGCCGGATCGGGCGACGTGCAGGTGCGCGGCACTGCGCAATGCGATGTGAGGCGCGCGGGATCGGGCAACTTGACCTGCACGCCGTGA
- a CDS encoding CarD family transcriptional regulator, translated as MASNAPAFDVGDYVVYPKHGVGRVIELQSEEIAGMKLELYVLRFEKERMTLRVPVNKVEAIGMRKLSSDKTLKEAMETLKGKPRIKRTMWSRRAQEYEAKINSGDLVSIAEVTRDLFRPDDQPEQSYSERQIFEAASSRLARELAAMEKTDEPTALTKILDVLRQHAPQYYDSAEVA; from the coding sequence ATGGCTTCCAACGCCCCCGCATTCGACGTTGGCGATTATGTTGTTTACCCCAAGCATGGTGTCGGCCGGGTGATCGAGCTGCAGAGCGAGGAGATCGCCGGCATGAAGCTGGAGTTGTACGTGCTCCGCTTCGAAAAGGAACGCATGACCCTGCGCGTCCCCGTGAACAAGGTGGAAGCGATCGGCATGCGCAAGCTTTCCAGCGACAAGACGCTGAAGGAAGCGATGGAGACACTGAAGGGCAAGCCCCGGATCAAGCGCACCATGTGGTCGCGCCGCGCGCAGGAATACGAGGCCAAGATCAATTCGGGCGACCTCGTCTCCATCGCGGAGGTCACGCGCGACCTGTTCCGGCCGGATGACCAGCCCGAGCAGAGCTATTCCGAACGGCAGATCTTCGAAGCCGCATCCAGCCGCCTCGCCCGCGAGCTGGCCGCGATGGAGAAGACGGACGAGCCGACCGCGCTGACCAAGATCCTGGACGTGCTGCGCCAGCACGCGCCGCAATATTACGACAGCGCCGAAGTCGCCTGA